In Elaeis guineensis isolate ETL-2024a chromosome 1, EG11, whole genome shotgun sequence, a genomic segment contains:
- the LOC105061057 gene encoding fasciclin-like arabinogalactan protein 2, with protein sequence MQHVLYLGLLLLLLFSGCLPVSRGHNITKILAEHPEFSTFNHYLTATHLAGEINRRKTITILVVSNADMAPLLAKHLSLYTLKNVLSLHVLVDYFGAKKLHQLNGGAAASSTLFQATGSAQGTAGFVNITNHRAGRVSFAAVDAGGAPPVNFVKSIKEISYDIAVIQISSVLSSPEAEAPTPAPAQVNLTTLMSKKGCKTFADLLVATGDAEKTFESNVGGGLTVFCPIDQAMKAFMPKFKNLTADGKLSVLLYHGIPVYNSIQMLKSNNGVVNTLATDGSAKNYNFTVQNDGEVVTLKTRVTVATITGTLIDEDPLAVYTIDQVLEPRELFKPEKTRAPAPAPTPVAEAEAPTKSKKRHHASPPAPAGPADAPAADNEKAADDESAAGGGARAGPWIVAAAAVGAAVVMVA encoded by the coding sequence ATGCAGCACGTCTTATACCtcggcctcctcctcctcctcctcttctctggCTGCCTCCCCGTGTCCCGCGGGCACAACATCACCAAGATCCTCGCCGAGCACCCAGAGTTCTCGACGTTCAACCACTACCTCACCGCCACCCACCTCGCCGGCGAGATCAACCGCCGGAAGACCATCACCATCCTCGTCGTCAGCAACGCCGACATGGCCCCCCTCCTCGCCAAGCACCTCTCCCTCTACACTCTCAAGAACGTCCTCTCCCTCCACGTCCTCGTCGACTACTTCGGCGCCAAGAAGCTCCACCAGCTCAACGGTGGCGCCGCCGCCTCCTCCACCCTATTCCAGGCCACCGGCTCTGCCCAAGGCACCGCCGGCTTCGTCAACATCACCAATCACCGCGCCGGCCGCGTCTCCTTCGCCGCCGTGGACGCCGGCGGCGCCCCCCCGGTCAACTTCGTCAAGTCCATCAAGGAAATCTCCTACGACATCGCCGTCATCCAGATCAGCTCCGTCCTCTCCTCGCCGGAAGCCGAGGCCCCCACGCCCGCGCCCGCCCAGGTCAATCTCACCACCCTCATGTCCAAGAAGGGCTGCAAGACCTTCGCCGATCTCCTCGTCGCCACGGGCGACGCCGAGAAGACCTTCGAGAGCAACGTCGGCGGGGGATTGACGGTCTTCTGTCCGATCGACCAGGCCATGAAGGCGTTCATGCCCAAATTCAAGAACCTCACCGCCGACGGCAAGCTCTCGGTGCTCCTCTACCACGGGATACCGGTCTACAACTCGATCCAGATGCTCAAATCCAACAATGGCGTCGTCAATACCCTGGCGACGGACGGGAGCGCCAAGAACTACAATTTCACCGTCCAGAACGATGGCGAGGTGGTGACGCTGAAGACGAGGGTCACGGTGGCGACGATCACCGGGACGCTCATCGACGAGGACCCGCTGGCGGTGTACACCATCGACCAGGTGCTGGAGCCGCGGGAGCTCTTCAAGccggagaagaccagggcgccgGCGCCGGCGCCGACTCCGGTGGCGGAGGCGGAGGCGCCGACAAAATCGAAGAAGCGCCACCATGCTTCGCCGCCTGCGCCAGCGGGGCCCGCGGATGCGCCGGCGGCGGACAATGAGAAGGCCGCGGATGATGAGAGCGCCGCCGGCGGGGGGGCACGTGCCGGGCCGTGGATCGTGGCCGCGGCGGCGGTAGGCGCGGCGGTCGTTATGGTGGCTTAG